Proteins encoded in a region of the Paenibacillus wynnii genome:
- a CDS encoding sugar transferase, whose protein sequence is MSMQKLPEDYEYVLPKLYMLHTKEGTKDSDSYLVMKRMIDIIFSALGLLVLLPLFVVVAVLIKLEDPKGKVFFWQNRVGKDEKQFPMYKFRSMVSNAEELKKNLLAHNEVSGAMFKIKNDPRITRTGRFLRKTSIDELPQLWNVLIGHMSLVGPRPPLPEEVAEYTDYDKQRLTVTPGCTGYWQVHARNSVGFDEMVQLDLTYIHIRSTMLDLKIIAKTGLMLLGSKDAY, encoded by the coding sequence ATGAGCATGCAAAAACTGCCGGAAGATTATGAGTACGTCCTGCCGAAACTTTACATGCTGCATACCAAGGAAGGAACGAAAGATTCGGATTCCTATCTTGTAATGAAACGGATGATTGACATCATTTTCTCCGCTCTTGGTCTTCTTGTACTGCTGCCCTTATTCGTTGTAGTTGCTGTGCTGATTAAGCTGGAAGATCCGAAGGGTAAAGTCTTCTTTTGGCAAAATCGTGTAGGCAAAGATGAGAAGCAGTTCCCTATGTATAAGTTCAGATCTATGGTATCCAATGCCGAAGAGCTGAAGAAGAATTTGTTAGCCCATAACGAGGTAAGCGGAGCGATGTTCAAGATTAAGAACGATCCCCGTATTACACGGACAGGAAGATTCTTGCGTAAGACGAGCATTGACGAACTTCCACAACTGTGGAATGTACTGATCGGCCATATGAGTCTGGTAGGTCCGCGTCCTCCACTTCCTGAAGAGGTAGCTGAGTATACGGATTATGACAAACAGCGTCTTACAGTAACGCCTGGGTGTACGGGATATTGGCAGGTGCATGCTAGAAACAGCGTAGGTTTTGATGAGATGGTACAGCTTGATTTAACTTATATTCATATTCGCAGTACCATGCTCGATTTGAAGATTATTGCCAAGACAGGCTTAATGCTTCTTGGTTCAAAAGATGCCTATTAA
- the galU gene encoding UTP--glucose-1-phosphate uridylyltransferase GalU: MKKVKKVIIPAAGLGTRFLPATKAMPKEMLPIINKPTIQYIVEEAIASGIEDIIIVTGKGKRAIEDHFDNNFELEQRLLEDGKMELLKEVQRSSKVEIHYIRQKEPKGLGHAVWCARRFIGDEPFGVMLGDDIVTGQTPCLKQLIDQYEETQNSVIGVQMVPDEFTNRYGIIEPDFQEDRLYRVNNFVEKPPLGTAPSNLAIMGRYVFTPKIFKYLDLQEKGAGGEIQLTDAIQKLNQSERVYAYNFEGTRYDVGERLGYILTTLEFALQKEDLRYPLMDAMAEWLSKAGQTAANG; encoded by the coding sequence ATGAAAAAGGTCAAAAAAGTTATTATCCCTGCAGCTGGGCTAGGAACGCGCTTTCTTCCTGCAACCAAAGCAATGCCTAAGGAAATGCTTCCTATCATCAATAAACCTACGATTCAGTACATTGTGGAGGAAGCGATCGCTTCCGGAATTGAAGACATCATTATTGTTACCGGTAAAGGTAAAAGAGCCATCGAAGATCATTTCGATAACAATTTTGAATTGGAACAGCGTCTGCTGGAGGACGGCAAGATGGAGCTTCTAAAAGAAGTTCAACGTTCTTCCAAGGTTGAAATTCACTATATTCGTCAAAAAGAACCCAAAGGCTTGGGCCATGCAGTCTGGTGCGCCAGACGATTTATCGGGGACGAACCCTTTGGCGTTATGCTCGGCGATGATATTGTAACGGGTCAGACTCCTTGCCTTAAGCAGTTGATCGATCAATATGAAGAAACGCAAAACTCGGTAATCGGTGTACAAATGGTTCCCGATGAATTCACCAACCGTTACGGAATTATTGAACCGGATTTTCAAGAGGATCGACTGTACCGCGTTAACAACTTCGTGGAGAAACCGCCACTGGGGACGGCACCTTCCAATCTGGCGATCATGGGCCGTTATGTATTTACACCTAAGATTTTCAAGTATCTGGACCTGCAAGAGAAGGGGGCCGGAGGCGAAATTCAGCTGACGGATGCCATCCAAAAGCTGAACCAAAGTGAGCGGGTCTATGCCTACAACTTTGAAGGCACGAGATATGATGTGGGCGAACGCTTAGGATATATTTTAACCACATTAGAGTTCGCATTACAAAAAGAAGATCTGCGCTATCCTTTGATGGACGCAATGGCGGAATGGTTAAGCAAGGCTGGTCAAACAGCCGCGAACGGGTAA
- a CDS encoding WecB/TagA/CpsF family glycosyltransferase, producing the protein MNQVNMFDVNFDNYDFMDLLDYIDRAIQERNQSYILTCNVDHVIKLRKDKEFQTIYSEAGAVVADGMPLIWASRMLGKPLKQKVSGADLFSRLGNAFEQRKYRLFFLGSAQGVPEKATMNLKAAYPQINVVGCYSPSYGFENNEEENKRIIQMLTDCQPDIVFVGVGAPKQEKWIYRHYMSYQAPISIGVGATFDFLSGSVKRAPDFMQRTGLEWFWRLSQEPGRLWKRYLVDDAQFLVLLLKEMRKRKKVKGGGLE; encoded by the coding sequence ATGAATCAAGTAAATATGTTCGATGTCAATTTCGATAACTATGATTTCATGGATCTGCTTGATTATATTGATCGGGCGATACAAGAAAGAAATCAATCCTACATCCTAACGTGCAATGTTGACCATGTCATTAAGCTAAGAAAAGACAAGGAGTTTCAAACGATTTATTCAGAAGCAGGCGCAGTGGTTGCTGATGGAATGCCGCTGATCTGGGCATCGCGAATGCTTGGTAAACCGCTCAAACAAAAGGTGTCTGGAGCCGACTTGTTCAGCCGGCTGGGTAATGCTTTTGAACAAAGGAAATACAGGTTGTTCTTCTTAGGTTCCGCACAAGGGGTACCGGAGAAGGCTACGATGAATCTTAAAGCAGCTTATCCGCAAATCAACGTCGTTGGCTGTTACTCTCCTTCTTATGGATTTGAGAATAATGAGGAAGAGAACAAGAGAATCATCCAAATGCTTACGGATTGTCAGCCGGATATCGTATTCGTCGGTGTAGGCGCCCCTAAGCAGGAAAAGTGGATTTACCGCCATTACATGTCCTATCAGGCACCGATTTCCATCGGAGTGGGAGCGACTTTTGATTTCCTCTCAGGCTCAGTAAAGCGGGCGCCGGACTTCATGCAAAGAACAGGACTGGAATGGTTCTGGCGGCTTAGCCAAGAACCTGGACGACTCTGGAAAAGATATCTTGTAGACGATGCCCAATTCCTGGTTCTGCTGCTCAAGGAAATGCGCAAGCGGAAAAAGGTGAAAGGAGGAGGGCTTGAATGA
- a CDS encoding YveK family protein yields the protein MERTILDYINLIKKRLWLITIFVMISCATTFYVSKNFVVPVYSASGQLLVNNVANAPEGNKLNDLNFSLNLIESYKEILYSPTIMKSVVAAHPEFGLTEGELSQKLSIKSSEKSQVINISVQDESYTKAATIVNAVSQTFIRNLPLLMKLDNVTFLTPADPTDNPAPANSGFMMNIIISFVVALMAALGIILLMETLNNTLRTEKEAEHDLGLPIIATIPVIRKRDLGKSAKATVGEGAYVTAE from the coding sequence GTGGAAAGGACGATTTTAGATTACATTAACCTGATAAAGAAAAGGTTATGGTTAATCACAATATTTGTAATGATCTCTTGTGCAACAACCTTCTATGTAAGTAAAAACTTCGTTGTACCCGTCTACTCCGCTTCTGGACAGTTGTTGGTCAATAATGTTGCAAATGCACCTGAGGGTAATAAACTTAACGATTTAAATTTCAGCCTCAACCTCATTGAGAGCTATAAGGAAATCCTCTACTCGCCAACCATTATGAAAAGTGTTGTTGCAGCTCACCCCGAGTTCGGTCTGACGGAAGGCGAACTAAGCCAGAAGCTGAGTATTAAATCATCGGAGAAGAGCCAAGTAATTAACATCAGCGTTCAGGACGAGAGCTACACGAAGGCGGCTACGATTGTAAATGCGGTATCACAGACGTTCATTCGGAACTTGCCCTTACTAATGAAGTTGGACAATGTTACATTCTTGACTCCTGCTGATCCGACAGACAATCCTGCACCTGCCAATAGCGGTTTTATGATGAACATCATCATTAGCTTTGTGGTAGCACTTATGGCTGCCTTAGGAATTATCTTGCTGATGGAGACACTCAATAACACACTGCGTACGGAAAAAGAAGCAGAACATGATCTGGGTCTTCCGATTATCGCCACGATTCCGGTAATACGTAAAAGGGATCTTGGGAAGTCAGCAAAAGCAACAGTAGGGGAGGGTGCTTATGTTACGGCTGAATAA
- a CDS encoding glycosyltransferase, translating into MREYGLVPKVSIIICTYNRAGLLNKTLQSLVLLENLDLAEIIVVDNRSKDHTETVVKDFIDRNVDDIDTRYILEPVQGLSAARNTGILASKSQLIAFLDDDAIPCKTWITTIVSTFAERPEVMAMGGRIAPIFESKRPEWLIKPFELPYTIVDLGNRIREYPGRLHPCGANMAMRKIVFDLSLFPLELGRKGESLLSGEEAWLFGQMQKEGHSILYHPLMAVDHFVPASRLTESWIMKRYYSQGISNAMKREGLTGNVLLLGKTAAKIVYVLVDSILSRSQGRRLLNKCRLESIRGTLNMVFNRKRESAAG; encoded by the coding sequence ATGCGTGAATACGGACTCGTTCCTAAGGTTTCCATTATTATCTGTACTTACAATCGGGCAGGTTTACTTAACAAAACCCTTCAATCCCTGGTGTTGCTGGAGAATTTGGACCTTGCCGAGATCATTGTAGTGGATAATCGTTCTAAAGATCATACAGAAACTGTTGTAAAGGATTTTATCGATAGGAACGTGGATGATATTGATACCCGTTATATTCTAGAACCGGTACAGGGACTTTCCGCAGCACGGAATACAGGAATTCTGGCCTCAAAGTCTCAGCTTATTGCCTTTCTGGACGATGATGCTATTCCTTGCAAGACATGGATCACAACGATTGTGTCCACCTTTGCGGAGAGACCGGAAGTCATGGCTATGGGCGGGAGAATTGCTCCGATATTCGAGAGTAAACGTCCAGAATGGCTGATCAAGCCCTTCGAACTCCCTTATACCATTGTCGATCTGGGCAACCGGATTCGGGAATATCCCGGACGCCTTCATCCCTGCGGAGCCAATATGGCTATGCGGAAAATCGTATTTGATCTCAGCCTGTTTCCTCTGGAGCTCGGAAGAAAGGGAGAATCGCTTCTCTCAGGTGAAGAGGCCTGGCTGTTCGGGCAAATGCAAAAAGAAGGGCATTCCATCCTGTATCACCCGCTAATGGCTGTCGATCATTTTGTACCGGCAAGTCGACTGACGGAGTCCTGGATAATGAAACGATATTACAGCCAGGGCATATCTAACGCTATGAAGCGGGAGGGTCTCACAGGTAACGTGCTCCTGTTGGGAAAAACGGCCGCCAAAATAGTGTATGTACTGGTAGACTCCATCCTTTCAAGGAGTCAGGGAAGAAGGCTTTTGAACAAATGTCGGCTAGAGAGTATTCGCGGAACTCTGAATATGGTCTTTAACCGAAAGAGGGAATCCGCAGCGGGGTGA
- a CDS encoding response regulator produces MKIVIVDDHPLVRRGLAAVISMQPNVQFAGEATNGTEALRVFQEIQPDLVLIDLKLADESGLDVIKMARANGITSKFILLTSSASREDFLKAEEVLVDGYVLKEALPEELLFAIQLVHKGRKYYDPGLMEDKMRMSVSSPTDELTPKEKEVLIELGQGACNREIASRLYISEFTVKKHVSQILAKLQVADRTQAALYANAVGITKYEMSYE; encoded by the coding sequence ATGAAAATCGTCATTGTAGATGATCACCCGTTGGTTAGAAGAGGGCTGGCAGCAGTCATATCTATGCAACCTAATGTGCAGTTTGCTGGCGAGGCCACAAATGGTACTGAAGCACTTCGTGTATTTCAAGAAATTCAGCCTGATTTAGTATTGATCGATCTGAAGCTTGCCGATGAATCAGGGCTGGATGTAATTAAGATGGCTAGAGCAAATGGAATCACTAGTAAATTTATACTCTTAACCTCCTCCGCGAGTCGAGAGGATTTCCTGAAGGCTGAGGAAGTGCTGGTAGACGGCTATGTATTGAAGGAAGCCCTGCCAGAGGAATTGCTTTTTGCCATCCAGTTGGTCCACAAGGGACGTAAATATTATGACCCCGGGCTTATGGAGGATAAAATGCGAATGAGCGTCAGCAGTCCGACCGATGAATTAACACCGAAGGAAAAGGAAGTGTTGATTGAACTCGGACAGGGTGCGTGTAATCGGGAAATTGCTTCCCGGCTATATATCAGCGAATTTACGGTCAAGAAGCATGTGAGCCAGATTCTTGCAAAGCTTCAGGTAGCGGATCGTACACAGGCCGCCCTTTATGCCAACGCTGTAGGAATTACGAAATACGAAATGTCCTACGAGTAA
- a CDS encoding sensor histidine kinase → MKIKSTSEEKMFAFYRFFSLSLTSLMYILGKSGPSILYKSLLILLLLILARGFTLTYRRFRDKPQALMLVVSTEMAGIILLTLLTGGYESPFKLYVLNPVLVAAGSLTFYFGWSLLFGYIGVIVVFCYLFMNTESKNVSSAILNNGNLFLSLVLTVTIMQMVVRMKRQREEADARTNETMEHIKSLYNIVETSSQHDFLNIGQVITDYVVKLTKLDKALFWFAKKSGEPAPQSRQTGWQQQEELYLFAELEKHEHEWRLQREPIFKSLPGLGDFLLMPVRMSTRFVGMIGVKLEAAEGLEGRRWYIQQLMFLSELSAIILERHELGVIENRLIVTNEQNRIADEMHDSVSQSLFGIVYATHSLKQTWSTMTEAQLEEQIELIHDSATKVAKELRITIYSLSSKKSGGPTWLGMVRSHLKSLSRLNDVEIELKITGDDFSLPYPYHKALFRIISEATGNAIRHGAARRIEVELSLKPKWIKLSISDDGVGFDTSLLWSESEEHTGGLGMKNMQHLSQSLGGEFQLTSNETAGTRIMISIPVGVAELKNA, encoded by the coding sequence ATGAAAATTAAATCAACTTCAGAAGAGAAAATGTTTGCCTTTTATAGATTTTTTTCTTTGTCCCTCACATCACTTATGTATATCCTGGGTAAATCGGGGCCTTCTATATTATATAAATCGCTACTTATACTTCTGTTACTTATCCTCGCTCGGGGATTTACACTTACTTATCGAAGGTTTCGCGACAAACCTCAGGCTCTAATGCTGGTTGTGAGTACAGAGATGGCAGGTATCATACTGCTTACTCTATTAACAGGCGGATATGAAAGTCCATTCAAGCTTTATGTTCTTAATCCCGTTCTTGTAGCTGCAGGATCCTTAACCTTCTACTTCGGCTGGAGTTTGCTCTTCGGTTATATCGGAGTCATCGTCGTATTTTGTTACCTTTTTATGAATACTGAGAGCAAAAATGTGTCTTCTGCAATTTTAAATAACGGAAACTTGTTTCTAAGCCTAGTACTTACGGTTACTATTATGCAAATGGTTGTTCGGATGAAACGCCAGCGTGAAGAAGCGGATGCGCGAACGAATGAAACCATGGAGCACATAAAGTCGCTCTATAACATTGTAGAAACGTCGAGTCAGCATGATTTTTTGAACATCGGGCAGGTAATCACCGATTATGTAGTTAAGCTTACGAAATTAGATAAGGCATTATTCTGGTTCGCTAAGAAGAGCGGGGAACCTGCTCCTCAGAGCCGACAGACGGGATGGCAACAGCAGGAAGAATTATATCTGTTTGCAGAGCTGGAAAAGCATGAACATGAATGGAGATTGCAGCGGGAGCCAATATTTAAAAGTCTACCAGGATTAGGAGACTTCCTTCTTATGCCTGTACGGATGAGCACCCGGTTTGTAGGGATGATTGGCGTGAAGTTGGAAGCGGCAGAAGGACTGGAAGGGCGACGCTGGTATATTCAACAATTGATGTTTCTGTCGGAGCTAAGCGCAATTATTCTGGAACGTCATGAGCTCGGTGTAATCGAGAATCGGTTGATTGTTACGAATGAGCAGAACCGGATTGCCGATGAAATGCATGATAGTGTATCCCAAAGTTTGTTCGGAATCGTGTATGCGACACATTCCCTGAAGCAGACTTGGAGTACCATGACAGAAGCCCAGTTAGAAGAGCAAATAGAACTTATTCACGATTCGGCTACAAAGGTTGCCAAAGAGCTGCGGATTACCATTTATAGCTTAAGCTCTAAGAAGAGCGGCGGTCCGACCTGGCTCGGGATGGTAAGGTCACATTTAAAAAGCTTGTCACGATTAAACGACGTGGAGATTGAACTAAAAATAACGGGGGATGATTTCAGTCTCCCTTATCCATATCATAAAGCTCTCTTTCGAATTATTTCGGAAGCTACAGGCAACGCCATTCGTCATGGTGCTGCCAGAAGGATAGAAGTGGAGCTGTCACTGAAGCCGAAATGGATAAAGCTCTCTATAAGCGATGACGGGGTAGGATTTGATACCAGCCTGCTGTGGTCAGAGTCAGAGGAACATACGGGTGGGCTTGGCATGAAGAACATGCAGCATTTAAGCCAGTCCCTAGGCGGCGAGTTCCAACTTACAAGTAATGAAACTGCGGGAACAAGAATAATGATTTCTATACCGGTTGGTGTGGCCGAATTAAAGAACGCATAA
- a CDS encoding CpsD/CapB family tyrosine-protein kinase: MLRLNNSLIADSSPSSYISESFRSLRTYIRHLGLLNSNKGTVLLFTSGEAGEGKTTILANLAVSFVQDGKKVAVIDCNLRNPSLHSVFGIEGSDGLTSYLSGAEKSSDISAYGSLANLTVIPAGVTKVSPPDLLGSEKMTILLDELKESHDLILLDTPPAVEYSDARILAPYSDGVILVARYGKSKRDSIRKVKVLMEQAGSKILGIAMNQAK; this comes from the coding sequence ATGTTACGGCTGAATAACAGTCTTATCGCCGACAGCAGTCCTTCATCGTATATTTCGGAGTCCTTCCGCTCGCTGCGGACCTATATCCGGCATTTGGGACTACTGAATAGCAACAAAGGAACGGTGCTGCTGTTCACTTCAGGTGAAGCCGGTGAGGGGAAGACAACAATCCTGGCCAATCTGGCCGTATCTTTTGTACAGGATGGCAAGAAAGTGGCAGTAATTGATTGCAACCTCCGCAATCCCAGCCTTCATTCCGTATTTGGAATAGAAGGCAGTGATGGACTTACGTCCTACCTGAGCGGGGCAGAGAAATCGAGTGATATCTCGGCTTATGGAAGTCTTGCGAATCTCACAGTGATTCCTGCCGGTGTAACCAAAGTTAGTCCGCCGGATTTGCTGGGCAGTGAGAAAATGACGATTTTGCTGGATGAGCTGAAAGAAAGCCATGATCTAATCCTGCTCGATACTCCGCCGGCAGTAGAGTACAGCGATGCCCGTATACTTGCCCCTTACAGTGACGGTGTTATCCTCGTTGCCCGTTACGGTAAATCGAAGCGGGACTCCATACGTAAGGTTAAAGTACTTATGGAGCAAGCCGGTTCCAAAATACTCGGTATTGCCATGAACCAAGCCAAATAG
- a CDS encoding O-antigen ligase family protein: MTNFHWASKMNALPYGMLLLLSALFLGTAVIYQPVLAIAAVLLIILLGVSISRPEWISYFVLLTTAISINFLYNGSLFGMEILSLYKLAIVGLLVPCILVNGLRFKLSYPLWVMVVLVFITFGFSSWLPQMTSSIAIKAFIGLSLPFVFLLINWKKEVAETHIRIICLLPAVSLVAGVLLQAANLHNLLDVEFTGAVRIQGANIPAHLAMLAFMGIAVSFIEIKRKPQNARFFYSMLALNFFILIGTGTRGPILALVLMLLYYFYDISRQYLKGRTYFLIPLLCSFLLIFAAVFMQLDNIKKRSFERTTETGIDLSGRAEAWEYFLNKAEDSPWTGRGLGAVTVANDGTLYKGFVVPHNEYIRFYFDGGYIGAILLLLSLLTVFSLIYKALAPPVKPYYLFFIAGFLIYSFSDNTLSTVQFIIPFCWYLNCLYRSSQ; this comes from the coding sequence ATGACTAATTTTCATTGGGCCTCCAAAATGAACGCCCTGCCATACGGGATGCTCTTGTTATTGTCAGCCCTGTTTCTCGGAACAGCGGTCATCTACCAACCGGTTCTAGCCATTGCAGCAGTACTTCTGATTATCCTATTGGGCGTTTCAATTTCAAGGCCTGAATGGATCAGCTACTTCGTTCTTTTAACGACTGCAATTTCCATTAACTTTTTGTATAACGGCAGCTTGTTCGGGATGGAAATACTATCGCTGTATAAGCTGGCTATTGTCGGGTTGCTGGTACCGTGCATTCTAGTAAACGGTCTGCGTTTCAAATTGAGTTATCCTCTGTGGGTGATGGTAGTCCTGGTCTTCATTACCTTCGGATTTTCCAGCTGGCTGCCGCAGATGACCTCCTCCATTGCAATCAAAGCTTTTATCGGACTTTCACTTCCCTTTGTATTTCTCTTAATCAACTGGAAGAAGGAAGTTGCCGAGACGCATATCCGTATCATCTGCCTTTTGCCGGCAGTCAGCCTTGTAGCAGGTGTTTTACTCCAAGCGGCTAACCTTCATAACCTGTTGGACGTAGAATTCACCGGCGCTGTACGAATACAAGGAGCAAACATTCCAGCGCATCTGGCGATGCTGGCGTTCATGGGGATCGCAGTTTCCTTTATTGAAATCAAGCGAAAACCGCAGAATGCCCGTTTTTTCTACAGTATGCTGGCCTTGAATTTTTTCATTCTAATTGGAACGGGTACACGGGGTCCTATATTGGCACTGGTATTAATGCTTTTATACTACTTTTACGATATTTCCCGTCAATATCTTAAGGGTAGAACGTACTTCCTGATCCCGCTGCTCTGCTCCTTTCTTCTGATTTTCGCCGCTGTGTTTATGCAGCTGGACAATATCAAAAAGCGTTCCTTTGAAAGAACGACGGAAACCGGCATTGACTTATCAGGGCGGGCCGAGGCTTGGGAGTATTTTCTGAATAAGGCTGAGGATTCTCCTTGGACAGGAAGAGGGCTTGGAGCTGTAACTGTAGCTAATGATGGGACGTTGTACAAAGGCTTTGTTGTTCCTCACAACGAATATATCCGGTTTTACTTCGATGGGGGCTACATCGGTGCCATATTGCTGCTGCTTTCCTTGCTCACTGTGTTTTCTCTAATTTACAAAGCTTTGGCGCCGCCGGTCAAACCCTATTATTTGTTCTTTATTGCAGGGTTTCTAATCTATTCATTCTCTGACAACACACTGTCGACGGTCCAATTTATTATTCCATTCTGTTGGTACCTGAACTGCTTGTACCGATCTTCACAGTAG